ttattgggGTTCCTTACTTATCTCGCGACCCTGTTTTTATATCGACAGACGATGCATACTTCTCAATCTTAATGGTAGGTACAAGGCAAACAGAACTTCCGCCACGTGTATTTACAATTACGTCCTAGGCTTTGTTTCTGTTTGTCGGAAACATCGCACAAGCAATTTTAGAAAGCTCGCTCGCAATAAAGATCTTCATCAACTCTGTCTGGGATTCAGGCCTTTTTggcgcgtcgtgtcgccgggTTTATAGTTATGGGCCAGACAAGGTTGATAGACAAAATCCCATTACGTATGCCCCGtctgtcaatattttactCTGGAGGGTCGCTTCGTCGCCTAGGCAAATAGCTATTatagttgtataaaaaaaaaggaatgcgaGATCTAACCTCACcccgatcgataaccgtccgtACTCGGCTTGTTTATCCTAATCTTAGGGCAATCTTAGGTGTATAAGAATTCCCGCGAAAAAGGGATATCGTGGAGTTCGCAGGACGTAACAGTATCAACACTTTAAGCAAGTTTCTAACAATGACAGTTTATCGTTTTCCGAATTCCAAGCATCTGAAGGCTGGTTTATCTTTAAAGAGCGGCAATCGTTACATAACGACTTATTTTTGTGATGATAGTTTCTtaaaaggaaattttttttatttttaaaaattatctttctttaaGTGCAGTTTCCGGCCGAAGAGTGAGTcctacgaaaaaaataaaagaaacctTATTTGTGTAGAATTTATAGACAAATAACTTtcatttgaaacattttttcgtaTCTCTATCCGTTTTCCAGAAACTCAGCAAAAACTTCTTTTAGGGGCAGTTTTAtccctttaaaaaattaagtaacgggtaaatttttaatactgtGGTCAGAAAATCATTCGGACTAATTCTATTCAAAATACCACTATTATCAAAGAAGTTTTAACATCCTTTTTGTGTCTATTGTAGTTGGATAATATTGGGAATTGGCCAATTTAACTTTCTGTATCTCCAAAACTAGGCCTATGctcaactttaatttttttttagattaatgtCCCATCATGTATCATGTAAGCGGAACTCCGACCCTTTCCTGCGCGACAAGGGAACGATCCTTCGAATCTTCTTTCTCATAGCAATCCTTCGGATCTTTCTTCTCATATCGATCCTTCGAATCTTTCTTCTCATATTCAGGTGCGTAGAGCTTAGAGTATTTCCGGCTGAGTACGTGTTTgcgaaatcgctgattaatcccggcgatggaagcgggatgagaaggacgcgcgtggaaggtgttaaTTGATCACTCGTTGAATTATAATGTAACTCAGAGcacagtctgagccgtctttaatgagcaataattttacaatctgACCTAAGAAACAATGAGCTGTCTTTTAACGAGAAGTCTGATTGACAGTCCGTATACTTGAgagacaattatattaatcgcCCTGCTCGTGATGCGTAGCCCGTGAGCCGGTaagacacgtggcggtcggcactcgcgcacgtgTGAGCTTGAGTCGTCGTGTCGATGCACCAGAACTGAATGAGTGGTCTCTTTCACAGTTTACAAGTGTATCTCAGCAGCTTAATTCACTGCGTTAGGCACTTCGATGCGCAGTCGCGACTCGAATCGCACAGAGCACATGAGACACGTCTGATCACATAGCAACCATTTTTACGACTCCGTCGACCGCGAGGAAGAAGctggcgatgagcgcgcccgtgctTGCGCCAATTGCCGCGTTGATCCAGCATGCCGatacccgatcgatgctgccatctgagGGATGGCGCACCGTGATCACGGAATCTCGAACAGTACTTATTCGTCCTGCTATTAGTGATCGATTCTAGTAGGTAAGCTACGTTTGTTCTAACTAGAGAGCAatgagggggggtgaggggcgggggaaaccgcgggcgccgcgggggagggggaggggggaaccgcgtgtttcgggcgccgcgggggaggggaaagggggaaccgcgttttccggcgtcGCAGGgcgaggggggaaccgcgttttccagcgccgcggggcgaccgcgtttccgccgcgccgcggggcgaaGGAGGAtccgcgttttcgccgcgccgcggagcgttcgcgttttcgggcgccgcggggagaggggacccgcgttcgcgtttcgccgcgccgcggagtccgcgtgacgtcacacgacacgctcgcgttatctccccCTCGTAGATGTTCCCCCCCCGTCCCCCGTTAATCTTCTCATTCGCGCGGTGTCTCGCGCCCCCTTCCCCCCGTTTGCGcgagtcttctcgttcgcgcggtctctttctctcgcgcgcggtccCTCTCGCTCCCGGCCCCCGTTTGCGTTCTCGCTCGTGGCCCCGTTCGCGGTCTTTTTCCctcgcgcgttctcgctcgcgatcgcgtatcttttcttcgccaacgatatttaatcgtttagatcttcgcaatatttaatttttaatatttcatttaagtAAACGATAAACGAAGACAGCTTTATGACAGGAAATGAGATGAACGGTAAATGacgaggaaaaataattaaaactttttaaatcatattatatacatttatttatcatgtagcgcattatacacaatagtatccaaagcgtaggctaataattcgcaatcaataatcgaatttttatcataaacgtCACGCAAGATTGTAACTGCGTTACATTTATCGGTGATAtaattttgacgtaaaattgttacaaactgtttgaatttttcacttacgccttgaacattttgacatagttgaaaatacacatttttgaCGCAATGTTCTAGTTCGAACAGGAAGAGTACAGTTGACGGTTTCATGTACAAGCTGGTGCCGCACGacgtcaattttacaatatctgcgtCACGTATTTTAACAAGCTCCAGATCTCGAAACGTTAGCGATGATGGTGCCGATGACTGCACGAGTCGCTGTATATCTGCACGTTTTTCGATGAATGTCACCCACGTTGCATGTGGCAGAATTATCCGATTGCCTCGGTTATCGCCAATAAGTATATCCACAGAGGACATAGGTTCCGCGTTGATTCcaacatccaaaaatttatacgctGTTGATGTCAAGGCAAATCTCCTTCCCAAAATACGTGGCGTATAACGGGGTTtatcaaaactaaaaaaatacaattatatgtttataaaagttttttttttgcacaagtatatatgaaaattatcggTACATACTCATTGTGCTGTTTCTCGCACGTTTCGTCCTGAATCGGAACGTAGTAGTTCGCACCGTGAGTGTTCATCGTATCTGGAGGCTGTTTGTGACGTACTCGAACCGTATCGAACTCTCGACTGCGCTCTAGAATCCACGTAGACCATTTATAAACTgcaaatcttgcaaaaatagCACCAATGTACGGCTGCTGCATGGTGACCACCACCACAATCCACATatacattaaatgtaatatctttGTCAAGAATATTCGTGATG
This genomic stretch from Temnothorax longispinosus isolate EJ_2023e chromosome 9, Tlon_JGU_v1, whole genome shotgun sequence harbors:
- the LOC139819167 gene encoding uncharacterized protein, with the protein product MQQPYIGAIFARFAVYKWSTWILERSREFDTVRVRHKQPPDTMNTHGANYYVPIQDETCEKQHNDFDKPRYTPRILGRRFALTSTAYKFLDVGINAEPMSSVDILIGDNRGNRIILPHATWVTFIEKRADIQRLVQSSAPSSLTFRDLELVKIRDADIVKLTSCGTSLYMKPSTVLFLFELEHCVKNVYFQLCQNVQGVSEKFKQFVTILRQNYITDKCNAVTILRDVYDKNSIIDCELLAYALDTIVYNALHDK